In the genome of Drosophila melanogaster chromosome 4, one region contains:
- the onecut gene encoding onecut, isoform A, translating into MDSLNDIIDHQTFSQELVEDASEFITVGHHSERPSQSSQQPNSGQDLTMSMQDIISCPVKHRTCSASGSGSASGSDSVVMVIDALGQGNRQSAYQIVPQQLQQRNMPLPFGLLERDRQHMQHGREVNTSPVDFVSSDINLDGLTVDADVSQTDHSQETAVKQEQKLLIVQSKSQDQSHRRIRMLVDVSSVNSGLGVHVDDMDEISSDGVGCDDEGVTLSHQHLLEQEEQFGLTSHHPHLQPHTQIIHGLHQRSTHSEMGLDNGHGEVLSVIVHSQDSDKEDCEENDDGDAEGDLENEDDDERDSRSREQLLSHSSYQTLTSVNDRLSSPGFSQTSYATLTPIQPLPPISTMSEKFAYSGHISGGDSGDTDVNGDGAGGGVVEVGEVTNQSSEATGTVSISSGNATSSVCSNNDCSSFSALSMPIGSGHLGLGVLSGVQSPFSSYEKLSSMISPPPNNYLVSCDLHSSVSGRVINSSHLQLSHNGNKKESGTHEHTHRPADVNGGKFSYTGHISRGDSVDNDVNGEKFSFSDHISGGDSGDEDANREKFIYSDHISEGENGPDVNSGTNWLQMHSEREVRLHMPVPAELEARFHISSERRTRLNVPPARGSLSRHLAPNAPICPADWKADDWKHSNAGVVSLTADMPVVVSLTPTPPPLRDDSVSGIKQNERSSPGHREQYFLDKSQEPSSVVADQCSPGINGTPQSVCVIHQQSPSALGNGFQSSSQQAKVSSCASPKGTVSSGGAVSNRIANSSDMEEINTKDLAQRISAELKRYSIPQAIFAQRVLCRSQGTLSDLLRNPKPWSKLKSGRETFRRMYKWLQEPEFQRMSALRMAAAQIPQRAPLSSGMSLGSATGPSGSTGTIPTDLDPHGGPTMIQNPLTNESDSSPASTPVTSVLVGSVVSCRRKEEPQIEQMPQPKKPRLVFTDLQRRTLQAIFKETKRPSKEMQVTIARQLGLEPTTVGNFFMNARRRSMDKWRDDDSKSTMHVAHSRQQQDEQQKDNAHTHSQSQIQDQNHSQNQAIHNSMSQDPYSNLHTTAMSPLGAFDEDADMDLELESHDFDLVDPDEHGDTNDPNGDML; encoded by the exons ATGGATTCCTTAAATGATATAATTGACCACCAAACATTTAGCCAGGAGTTAGTTGAAGATGCATCGGAGTTCATCACTGTGGGTCATCATTCGGAGCGCCCTTCGCAGTCCAGTCAGCAGCCTAATTCTGGACAGGATCTGACAATGTCTATGCAAGACATAATTTCCTGTCCGGTGAAACACCGGACCTGCTCTGCATCTGGGTCGGGATCGGCATCGGGATCCGATTCCGTTGTCATGGTTATAGACGCACTGGGACAAGGTAACAGGCAGTCAGCATATCAAATTGTGCCTCAGCAGTTGCAGCAAAGAAACATGCCATTGCCTTTCGGGCTACTTGAACGAGATAGGCAGCATATGCAGCATGGGCGTGAGGTCAATACCAGTCCAGTGGACTTTGTATCATCAGATATAAATTTGGATGGTCTGACTGTAGACGCAGACGTCTCCCAGACGGATCACTCTCAAGAAACGGCGGTAAAGCAGGAGCAAAAACTACTTATTGTGCAATCCAAGAGTCAGGATCAAAGCCATAGGCGCATTCGAATGCTTGTAGACGTTTCGAGCGTAAATTCTGGCCTTGGCGTGCACGTGGATGATATGGATGAGATTTCCTCTGATGGCGTTGGCTGCGACGACGAAGGAGTTACGCTGAGCCACCAGCATCTTTTGGAGCAAGAGGAACAATTCGGCCTAACAAGCCACCATCCGCATCTCCAACCTCATACACAGATCATCCATGGCTTGCACCAGAGATCAACACATTCGGAAATGGGACTGGACAATGGGCATGGGGAGGTTCTATCGGTTATCGTCCATTCCCAGGACAGCGACAAGGAGGACTGTGAGGAAAATGATGATGGGGATGCAGAAGGAGATTTAGAAAATGAAGACGATGATGAACGCGACTCGCGGAGTCGTGAACAGCTGCTTAGTCACAGCTCGTATCAGACGCTGACCTCGGTGAATGATCGCCTATCTTCGCCTGGGTTTAGTCAAACATCGTATGCTACACTCACCCCTATACAACCACTTCCGCCTATATCAACGATGTCCGAGAAGTTCGCCTACTCTGGCCACATCTCGGGAGGAGACAGTGGAGACACGGATGTCAATGGAGATGGTGCAGGTGGAGGAGTCGTTGAGGTTGGTGAAGTCACCAACCAATCCAGCGAGGCTACAGGGACTGTTTCAATATCTAGTGGCAATGCTACATCCTCTGTGTGCTCCAACAACGATTGCAGTTCTTTTTCTGCCCTTTCCATGCCCATAGGAAGTGGCCATTTGGGTCTAGGTGTTTTAAGCGGCGTCCAGTCACCATTTTCTTCATACGAAAAGCTATCTTCGATGATTTCCCCTCCGCCTAATAACTATTTGGTCTCGTGCGATCTACATTCCTCCGTTTCGGGACGCGTTATAAATTCATCGCACTTGCAGCTAAGTCACAACGGCAATAAAAAGGAGTCTGGAacacacgaacacacacataggCCTGCTGATGTCAATGGTGGGAAGTTTTCCTATACTGGCCACATCTCCCGAGGTGATAGTGTAGATAATGACGTCAACGGTGAAAAGTTCTCTTTCTCTGACCATATCTCCGGTGGGGATAGCGGAGATGAAGATGCCAACAGAGAAAAATTCATATACTCAGATCACATCTCCGAAGGAGAAAACGGACCGGACGTCAATAGCGGAAc gAATTGGCTCCAGATGCACTCTGAGAGGGAAGTGCGGCTCCATATGCCCGTGCCGGCTGAGCTGGAAGCGAGGTTTCACATTTCGTCAGAGCGAAGGACTCGACTCAATGTGCCACCTGCTCGTGGTTCTCTAAGCCGACATCTTGCTCCAAACGCTCCGATCTGCCCCGCAGATTGGAAAGCGGATGATTGGAAACACAGCAATGCTGGCGTTGTTAGTTTGACCGCAGATATGCCCGTGGTTGTGTCTCTTACTCCTACACCGCCTCCGCTAAGAGACGACTCGGTGAGCGGCATTAAACAAAACGAGCGATCATCACCAGGGCACAGAGAACAGTACTTCCTGGACAAAAGCCAAGAACCCAGTTCCGTTGTAGCAGATCAGTGCAGTCCGGGCATCAATGGCACCCCGCAGTCGGTGTGTGTCATTCACCAGCAGTCTCCATCAGCTCTCGGAAACGGGTTTCAATCAAGCAGCCAGCAGGCCAAGGTTTCCTCGTGCGCATCACCAAAAGGGACAGTGTCCTCTGGAGGTGCAGTTTCCAACCGCATTGCAAATTCCAGTGACATGGAGGAGATCAATACTAAGGATCTGGCACAGCGCATCTCAGCCGAACTCAAGCGATACAGCATTCCGCAGGCTATATTCGCACAACGGGTACTATGCCGATCGCAAGGCACCTTGTCCGATCTGCTGCGAAACCCAAAGCCGTGGTCAAAGCTGAAATCCGGCCGAGAGACGTTTCGCAGAATGTATAAATGGCTCCAGGAGCCCGAGTTTCAGCGCATGTCTGCTCTGCGAATGGCCGCTGCCCAAATTCCTCAGCGAGCTCCTTTGAGCTCTGGAATGTCTCTTGGGTCAGCAACAGGTCCAAGTGGCTCCACCGGCACAATACCGACGGACTTGGACCCACATGGCGGCCCTACGATGATCCAAAATC CTCTGACAAACGAATCGGACTCTTCGCCTGCATCAACACCTGTCACAAGCGTTTTGGTTGGGAGCGTCGTTAGCTGTCGTCGAAAGGAAGAGCCCCAGATCGAACAAATGCCCCAGCCTAAAAAGCCGCGATTGGTCTTCACCGATCTCCAGCGACGAACATTACAAGCTATTTTCAAA GAAACTAAAAGACCTTCGAAGGAGATGCAAGTGACCATCGCGAGACAGCTGGGACTGGAGCCTACTACAGTGGGAAATTTTTTTATGAACGCCAGAAGAAGGTCGATGGATAAGTGGCGAGATGATGACTCCAAAAGCACTATGCATGTGGCACATAGCCGACAACAACAAGACGAACAGCAGAAAGATAATGCCCACACTCATAGTCAATCTCAAATTCAAGATCAAAATCACTCTCAAAATCAAGCTATCCATAATAGCATGTCGCAAGATCCCTACTCAAATCTTCACACAACAGCTATGTCGCCTCTTGGAGCTTTTGATGAAGACGCTGATATGGACTTGGAACTAGAAAGTCACGACTTTGATTTAGTGGACCCCGATGAACATGGGGATACCAATGATCCAAACGGCGACATGTTGTGA